The proteins below come from a single Garra rufa chromosome 25, GarRuf1.0, whole genome shotgun sequence genomic window:
- the guca1g gene encoding guanylate cyclase activator 1g, which produces MGQIQSDEDKEVELTDIQPLYTKFMKECPSGALHLHEFRKIFGVQSTSEDEALYMETLFKSFDTNRDDVIDFMEFVAAVHLVLRGKLEDRLRWSFKVYDRDDNGKLDRQEVKRVIKVICQLKKNRINMTPSDICDRIFKLLDENNDGQISLSEFMEGAQRDAWIMDLLKLDTNARGWFRENLGKKT; this is translated from the exons ATGGGTCAAATTCAAAGCGATGAAGACAAGGAAGTGGAACTAACAGACATCCAACCTCTTTACACTAAATTCATGAAAGAGTGTCCAAGCGGAGCCTTGCATCTTCATGAATTCCGCAAGATCTTCGGCGTCCAGAGCACATCAGAAGATGAAGCTTTGTACATGGAAACCCTCTTTAAATCTTTTGACACTAACAGG GATGATGTGATAGACTTTATGGAATTTGTAGCAGCCGTCCACCTGGTTCTGAGAGGAAAGCTTGAGGACAGATTGAGATGGTCTTTTAAAGTCTATGACAGAGATGACAATGGAAAGTTGGACAGACAAGAAGTCAAACGTGTTATAAAA GTCATTTGCCAACTTAAGAAAAACCGCATCAACATGACACCCAGTGACATTTGCGACAGGATATTCAAACTTTTAGATGAAAATAATGATG GTCAGATATCCCTCTCAGAGTTCATGGAAGGGGCACAGAGAGATGCCTGGATTATGGACCTCTTAAAACTGGACACTAATGCACGTGGCTGGTTCAGGGAAAACTTGGGGAAAAAAACATGA